Proteins encoded within one genomic window of Candidatus Peregrinibacteria bacterium:
- a CDS encoding aminotransferase class I/II-fold pyridoxal phosphate-dependent enzyme: MPYIPHHIQALKPYQSARDLYQGDYLFLDANENCFGALVDSKDLLNSDGTSKIDVSAYPDTDSTALRKVLAPYYGVDIDEMAIFNGSDASIPEIIIAFSDPGDCIAGLDIGFGMFRSFTEMHDRKYTSLPTDENFNLIMTEDGKKEMEKILKKSRVVFLDTPNNPSGNPQSREAIEWLIEKTGEMGALLVIDEAYNGFMDNSDVSSFIKLAPKLSHVFVSRSFSKKWSMAGGRIGGVVGNKDLINTIIKVRIPYHMSAMSQALGVAAVGKKGEMERMCELIKEYRADLAESLNSLQISDADGQAKKALHVYPSQTNFLLVKFPKNSREIFDRLVNEYKIVLRYFGGGDTLAGKDSKLAHCVRITVGTPEQNEKLTNALRKIISNSQS; this comes from the coding sequence ATGCCATATATACCGCATCACATACAGGCGCTGAAACCTTATCAATCCGCGAGAGATTTATATCAAGGTGATTATCTTTTTTTGGATGCGAATGAAAATTGTTTTGGTGCGCTTGTCGATTCAAAAGATCTGCTTAATTCAGATGGTACTTCAAAAATTGATGTGAGCGCATATCCGGATACGGACTCAACTGCACTTCGCAAAGTACTTGCTCCATACTACGGCGTTGACATTGATGAAATGGCTATTTTCAATGGTTCTGATGCAAGTATTCCTGAAATTATTATTGCTTTTTCTGATCCTGGGGACTGTATCGCAGGACTCGATATAGGGTTTGGAATGTTTCGATCTTTTACTGAAATGCATGACAGAAAATATACGTCCCTTCCAACTGATGAGAATTTTAATCTTATAATGACTGAGGATGGTAAGAAAGAAATGGAAAAAATCCTTAAAAAATCTAGAGTAGTTTTTCTTGATACTCCGAACAACCCATCTGGTAACCCCCAGTCTAGAGAGGCTATAGAATGGCTTATTGAAAAAACTGGAGAGATGGGTGCGCTCCTTGTAATAGATGAAGCTTATAACGGATTTATGGACAACTCGGATGTAAGTTCATTTATAAAACTTGCACCAAAACTTTCTCATGTATTTGTGTCGCGAAGTTTTTCGAAAAAATGGAGCATGGCAGGTGGTCGAATAGGGGGGGTAGTTGGAAACAAGGATTTGATAAATACGATTATAAAGGTACGAATTCCATATCACATGAGCGCAATGTCACAAGCTTTGGGGGTTGCCGCGGTAGGGAAGAAGGGTGAAATGGAGAGGATGTGTGAATTGATAAAAGAGTACAGGGCGGATTTGGCGGAAAGTCTGAATTCATTGCAAATTTCCGATGCTGACGGACAGGCCAAAAAAGCTTTACATGTTTATCCATCACAAACAAATTTTCTTCTCGTAAAATTTCCTAAAAATTCTCGAGAGATTTTTGACCGCCTCGTCAACGAATACAAAATAGTCCTCCGCTACTTCGGAGGAGGCGATACTCTTGCAGGTAAGGATAGTAAGCTTGCACATTGCGTGCGAATAACGGTCGGCACTCCAGAACAGAATGAAAAATTGACAAACGCTTTAAGAAAAATTATCAGTAATTCACAATCATGA
- a CDS encoding ATP-binding protein: MKIHIPNAAWLNSIDPFLQGFEPSNPNKLEITFHKKWMSIHPMVLSMIASLGMKIDPKNIKCEKLEAKSKHYLERMGLFSFLGIDSGIQITEHEASGRFVPLTQIKTPEELTEFITEVTPLLHLEPLHAEPLRYLLSELIRNVLEHSLSKEGAIVSAQYYSKSNTIRIGIVDTGVGIWQTINQSHNPKNDLDAIGLALTPGITGTTTREGGTEYNAGAGLFFIKSIATVNQDFFVIYSGKAMYKLLKRKGKRIALHADPFNDRHSKRNDLPCWQGTAVGIDLSLDTTQEFSLLLKLINQTYNEAIRERKKAKYKKPQFI, encoded by the coding sequence ATGAAAATACACATTCCAAATGCGGCATGGCTGAATAGTATAGATCCATTTTTACAAGGATTCGAGCCAAGCAACCCCAATAAACTTGAAATCACATTTCACAAAAAATGGATGTCTATTCATCCAATGGTTTTATCTATGATTGCTTCTCTCGGGATGAAAATCGATCCGAAAAATATAAAATGTGAAAAACTTGAAGCAAAATCAAAGCATTATTTGGAACGAATGGGATTGTTCAGTTTTCTAGGGATAGATTCCGGAATTCAAATAACAGAACATGAAGCATCCGGGAGATTTGTGCCGTTAACTCAAATAAAAACTCCCGAAGAGCTTACCGAATTCATCACGGAAGTTACACCATTACTTCATTTGGAGCCATTACATGCCGAACCTTTGCGTTATTTGCTAAGCGAATTGATAAGAAATGTTCTCGAACATTCGCTGTCAAAGGAAGGTGCAATCGTATCTGCGCAATATTATTCCAAAAGCAATACTATTCGAATCGGTATTGTAGATACCGGAGTCGGTATATGGCAAACGATTAATCAATCACATAATCCTAAAAATGATTTGGATGCAATCGGATTAGCTCTAACACCGGGAATCACAGGCACCACAACAAGAGAGGGCGGCACGGAGTACAATGCCGGTGCCGGACTGTTTTTCATCAAATCCATTGCGACTGTAAATCAAGATTTTTTTGTTATTTATAGCGGAAAAGCGATGTATAAACTCTTAAAAAGAAAAGGGAAAAGAATAGCCTTACACGCAGATCCTTTCAATGACAGGCACAGTAAAAGAAATGATTTGCCATGTTGGCAAGGTACGGCGGTGGGTATAGATTTGTCCTTAGATACAACTCAAGAATTTTCCCTACTCTTAAAATTGATTAATCAAACTTATAATGAAGCCATCAGGGAAAGAAAAAAAGCTAAATATAAAAAACCGCAATTCATATGA
- a CDS encoding LemA family protein, with amino-acid sequence MTPLIILLVIVGLLILFIIGSYNGLVRARLHTEEAYSGMDVQLKRRYDMIPNLVEIVKGYAAHEKEILIKVTEARSNAMNAQGVANKAGAENALSGALKSLFAVAENYPDLKANTNFLKLQEEYAIVEDAIQGSRRMFNSAVKSLNIKVETFPSNMIAGMFGFKKKEFFEADESARENIKIEM; translated from the coding sequence ATGACCCCATTAATAATACTTTTAGTGATCGTTGGTCTGTTAATACTTTTTATTATCGGATCATACAACGGATTGGTGCGTGCACGTTTGCATACAGAGGAGGCTTATTCCGGTATGGATGTTCAGCTCAAAAGACGTTATGACATGATTCCAAATTTGGTTGAGATTGTGAAGGGCTATGCGGCGCATGAAAAAGAAATTCTTATAAAGGTAACTGAGGCGAGGAGTAACGCTATGAATGCGCAAGGGGTTGCGAATAAAGCTGGGGCGGAAAATGCTCTTTCAGGTGCACTTAAATCACTTTTTGCAGTTGCAGAGAACTACCCGGATTTGAAGGCAAATACAAATTTCTTAAAACTTCAAGAAGAATATGCGATCGTAGAAGATGCGATTCAAGGTTCCAGAAGAATGTTCAATTCAGCTGTTAAGAGTCTTAATATCAAAGTTGAAACTTTCCCAAGCAATATGATTGCAGGAATGTTTGGATTTAAGAAAAAAGAGTTTTTTGAAGCGGATGAGTCTGCTCGTGAAAATATTAAAATTGAAATGTAA
- a CDS encoding M48 family metallopeptidase, which yields MAKYKSLYEHVAANKFKSSLLLGVFAAIVMGAGFAWGEYYGDGMTGLMAAGIFTVIYGLIAYFKGSSIALAVSGAKKADKRNYNELYSAVDNLAITAGLMTPEVYVMESEALNAFATGRDPKHSAIAVTTGLLATLTKRELRGVLAHEMSHIGNYDIRMQTLVIILAGALTMMADLFMRATFYGNRGGSRGKSGGKAGGIIIIIAIGFAILSPLIAMLIQMTISRKREFLADHTGAIMIQDAEALASALEKIGGDTHQLKTANKATAHLFISNPLKKGVIANMFSTHPPIEERIKILRAL from the coding sequence ATGGCAAAGTACAAAAGTCTATATGAACATGTAGCGGCAAATAAATTCAAATCAAGTTTATTGCTTGGCGTGTTTGCTGCCATTGTGATGGGGGCCGGTTTTGCATGGGGTGAGTATTATGGGGATGGAATGACCGGACTTATGGCGGCGGGGATTTTTACAGTAATTTATGGATTGATAGCTTATTTCAAGGGGAGCAGTATCGCCCTCGCGGTTAGCGGTGCCAAAAAGGCGGATAAGCGAAATTACAATGAACTTTATTCTGCAGTTGATAATCTTGCAATCACCGCGGGCCTTATGACTCCGGAAGTTTATGTCATGGAGTCAGAAGCTCTAAATGCATTTGCAACAGGGCGTGACCCAAAGCATTCAGCGATAGCAGTTACAACCGGACTACTTGCAACTCTCACAAAACGTGAACTCAGGGGAGTACTTGCGCATGAAATGTCACACATTGGAAATTACGATATTCGTATGCAAACTCTCGTGATAATTTTGGCGGGTGCGCTTACTATGATGGCAGATCTTTTTATGAGGGCAACTTTTTATGGGAATCGCGGCGGAAGCCGCGGCAAAAGTGGTGGTAAGGCAGGCGGAATAATTATAATTATCGCTATAGGTTTCGCAATTTTATCTCCACTTATCGCAATGCTTATCCAGATGACTATCTCACGCAAGCGTGAATTTCTCGCTGACCACACGGGTGCGATTATGATTCAAGATGCCGAAGCTCTCGCAAGTGCACTCGAAAAAATCGGCGGAGACACTCACCAGCTCAAAACTGCCAACAAGGCAACGGCTCACTTATTTATCTCAAACCCTCTCAAAAAAGGGGTAATTGCAAACATGTTTTCAACGCACCCACCGATAGAAGAAAGGATTAAGATTCTAAGAGCACTTTAA
- a CDS encoding DUF1297 domain-containing protein → MSEILQKIQKVLEGYDLSQITIAVLGGHSALDVCRGAKKYGFRTVAVCQKGREKTYSKFYKYRQGLFNQPIGCVDEVIEVDSFADVVKPEVQEKLRAMNAIFVHNRYFWVYCDFKEVEKNFIVPIFGNREYVRLEERDVPNNQYELLQKAGIRIPMLLRKGGDIHGRRLLEEKLDKHFVADKGGPLIVKVNEAIRGYERAFFVVTTTEEYFDVSEKMIARGIITQEDLDKSVIEEFIIGAQVNFNYFYCPFMRQVELMGTDMRRQTSLDGFLRLNAVVQTNLIKSGYKPTMIETGHVACTIKESLVQKACELGEQFVVTTAKELGRPITGPFALQGAVSSSDGKEELVIFDVSMRIPGSPGTAVTPYSGYLYGESMSFGERIAMSLKAAEGNVEAIMQLVS, encoded by the coding sequence ATGTCAGAGATATTACAAAAAATCCAAAAAGTACTCGAAGGTTATGATTTATCACAAATTACAATTGCGGTACTCGGTGGCCATAGTGCTCTTGACGTTTGTCGTGGAGCTAAGAAATACGGATTTAGGACGGTTGCAGTCTGTCAAAAAGGACGTGAAAAAACTTATAGCAAATTTTACAAATATCGTCAGGGGCTTTTTAATCAGCCGATTGGGTGCGTTGACGAAGTTATAGAAGTGGATAGTTTTGCAGATGTGGTGAAGCCCGAAGTACAAGAAAAACTCCGTGCTATGAATGCCATATTTGTGCACAATAGATATTTCTGGGTTTATTGTGATTTCAAAGAAGTTGAAAAAAACTTCATAGTGCCTATCTTTGGAAATAGAGAATATGTAAGACTTGAAGAGCGTGACGTGCCGAATAATCAGTACGAACTTTTGCAAAAAGCAGGGATTAGAATCCCTATGTTGCTTCGCAAGGGTGGTGATATACATGGAAGGAGATTGCTTGAAGAGAAGCTCGATAAGCACTTCGTAGCTGATAAGGGAGGGCCGCTTATTGTGAAGGTAAACGAGGCGATTCGTGGATATGAGAGAGCGTTTTTTGTAGTAACTACAACTGAAGAATATTTTGATGTTAGTGAAAAAATGATCGCGCGAGGAATAATCACACAGGAAGATTTGGATAAATCAGTAATTGAAGAATTTATTATTGGGGCTCAGGTGAATTTTAATTATTTTTATTGTCCATTTATGCGACAGGTTGAATTGATGGGTACAGACATGAGGAGGCAGACCAGTCTTGATGGATTTCTCCGACTTAACGCAGTGGTTCAGACCAATTTGATAAAATCAGGATACAAACCAACTATGATTGAGACTGGACACGTCGCTTGCACTATCAAAGAATCGCTCGTACAGAAGGCATGTGAGCTTGGGGAACAGTTCGTTGTAACTACTGCAAAAGAACTTGGTCGACCGATCACGGGGCCGTTTGCATTGCAGGGTGCTGTTTCGAGCTCAGACGGAAAAGAAGAGTTAGTGATATTTGATGTTTCTATGCGAATTCCGGGATCTCCGGGTACCGCAGTTACACCATATTCAGGATATCTATATGGCGAATCAATGAGCTTCGGCGAACGCATCGCAATGTCACTCAAAGCCGCTGAAGGTAATGTTGAGGCAATCATGCAACTTGTGAGCTGA
- a CDS encoding STAS-like domain-containing protein, with amino-acid sequence MIKIKIFEKAGQFAENKDIARDIRLKNLVPSLEKGQNIVLDFKKVEGATQSFIHALISDLIRNYGNEVLDRIQFKSCNNTIQGIIMIVVDYMQESHG; translated from the coding sequence ATGATAAAAATAAAAATTTTTGAAAAAGCCGGCCAGTTTGCTGAAAATAAAGATATTGCAAGAGATATAAGATTAAAAAATCTGGTTCCATCTTTAGAAAAAGGGCAAAATATAGTTTTAGACTTTAAAAAGGTTGAAGGTGCGACTCAATCATTCATCCATGCCCTTATAAGTGATCTGATCCGGAACTACGGCAACGAAGTGTTAGACAGAATTCAATTTAAATCGTGCAATAATACCATTCAAGGAATAATTATGATAGTGGTGGATTATATGCAAGAAAGCCACGGTTGA
- the purH gene encoding bifunctional phosphoribosylaminoimidazolecarboxamide formyltransferase/IMP cyclohydrolase, protein MIKRALISVSDKEGIVEFTTRLQSKNIEILSTGGTAKALKEAGIDVTDVSDYTGFPEMMDGRVKTLHPKVHGGLLAVRDNEGHMAEAQKNDIGMIDLVVVNLYPFKATAQTKGKTEEEVIEQIDIGGPSMLRSAAKNFKSVTVVMDTADYAKVIEQIEEAGDTTPEFRKELAEKVFAKTCEYDMDITYYFNRAMKGNGDSPEMLDLHYEKVMSLRYGENPHQNAAFFRNPNNKDANITNAKILSGKELSYNNIVDADFAIEMVKEFENPAAIFVKHNNPCGSATADTLIEAFEKGHQVDPMSAFGCVIAINRECTKEIVEYTQREKMFIEIIAAPSFTSEALEMLKEKKNLRVLELSGKFGIDYKRRDIKKVAGGILVQNADTKPVLKEELKVVTKKAPTDEELETLLFARILAKHAKSNAVVYAKKEGSCYVATGMGVGQMSRVDSAIIAGRKGGDRVKGSVMASDAFFPFSDAVEAAAEAGVTAIIQPGGSIRDDEVIARCDELGLSMVFSGVRNFRH, encoded by the coding sequence ATGATCAAAAGAGCTCTCATCAGTGTCTCAGACAAAGAAGGAATAGTTGAATTCACAACTAGGCTGCAAAGTAAAAACATAGAAATTTTATCTACAGGAGGTACGGCCAAGGCTTTGAAAGAAGCCGGTATTGATGTTACAGATGTTAGTGATTATACAGGATTTCCTGAGATGATGGACGGACGTGTAAAGACCCTTCATCCAAAAGTTCACGGAGGCTTGCTTGCTGTGCGTGACAATGAGGGGCACATGGCCGAAGCTCAAAAGAATGACATAGGTATGATAGACTTAGTGGTTGTAAATCTTTATCCGTTCAAAGCGACGGCACAAACCAAAGGTAAGACAGAGGAGGAAGTTATAGAGCAAATTGATATTGGAGGGCCGAGTATGCTCAGGTCCGCTGCAAAGAATTTTAAATCAGTTACAGTCGTAATGGATACGGCGGATTATGCAAAAGTTATTGAACAAATAGAAGAGGCCGGAGACACAACGCCGGAATTTAGAAAAGAACTGGCGGAGAAAGTTTTTGCAAAGACATGTGAATACGACATGGATATTACGTATTATTTTAATCGTGCGATGAAAGGAAATGGGGACTCACCGGAGATGCTTGATCTTCATTATGAAAAAGTTATGAGTTTGCGATATGGAGAAAATCCACACCAAAATGCTGCGTTTTTCCGCAATCCAAATAACAAAGATGCGAATATTACAAATGCAAAAATTTTAAGTGGAAAAGAGCTTTCATACAACAATATAGTTGATGCGGATTTTGCAATTGAGATGGTAAAAGAGTTTGAGAACCCGGCCGCAATATTTGTGAAACATAATAACCCATGCGGATCGGCCACTGCTGATACGTTAATTGAGGCATTTGAAAAAGGGCATCAAGTTGATCCAATGTCAGCATTCGGATGCGTGATTGCAATCAACAGAGAATGTACAAAAGAGATAGTTGAATACACGCAGAGAGAAAAAATGTTTATAGAAATTATAGCTGCTCCGAGCTTTACGTCGGAAGCGCTAGAGATGCTAAAAGAAAAGAAAAATCTAAGAGTGTTAGAACTTTCAGGGAAGTTTGGAATTGATTACAAGAGGCGTGATATCAAAAAAGTTGCCGGAGGAATACTTGTGCAGAATGCCGACACTAAGCCGGTTCTAAAAGAAGAATTAAAAGTGGTTACCAAAAAAGCTCCAACAGATGAAGAGTTGGAAACTCTTCTTTTTGCTCGCATACTCGCAAAACACGCAAAATCAAACGCAGTTGTCTACGCCAAAAAAGAAGGCTCATGTTACGTCGCAACCGGTATGGGAGTTGGCCAGATGTCTAGAGTTGATTCAGCAATTATTGCCGGCCGCAAAGGTGGTGATAGGGTGAAGGGATCAGTTATGGCATCAGATGCCTTCTTCCCTTTTTCAGATGCTGTTGAAGCGGCGGCCGAGGCCGGAGTGACAGCGATCATTCAGCCAGGAGGCTCTATCCGCGATGACGAAGTTATAGCTCGTTGTGATGAGCTCGGCCTTTCTATGGTCTTTTCAGGAGTACGAAATTTTAGGCATTAA
- a CDS encoding DNA methyltransferase: MQPDLHQCKIIALERTKKSLEFEVDNKAKQRIVKCDARDMSFIEDNEIDFVLTHPPYADIIKYSEGKIKEDLSGIHDIDAFVDEIEKVAKELFRVLKKGKYCAILMGDTRRNKMYQPLAFKVMEKFFTYAPGLKCFVKLPEFR; this comes from the coding sequence ATGCAGCCAGATTTGCATCAATGTAAAATAATTGCATTAGAGAGAACGAAAAAGTCTCTTGAATTTGAGGTTGATAATAAAGCGAAACAAAGAATTGTGAAATGTGATGCAAGGGATATGAGTTTTATTGAAGACAATGAAATTGATTTTGTTTTAACTCATCCTCCGTATGCAGACATAATAAAATACAGTGAGGGTAAAATTAAAGAAGATTTGTCGGGAATACACGATATAGACGCTTTTGTTGACGAAATAGAGAAAGTTGCAAAGGAATTATTTAGGGTATTAAAGAAAGGAAAATATTGTGCAATTCTGATGGGAGATACACGCAGAAACAAAATGTATCAACCTCTGGCATTTAAAGTAATGGAGAAGTTTTTTACATACGCTCCGGGATTGAAATGTTTTGTCAAATTACCGGAATTCCGGTAA
- a CDS encoding undecaprenyl-diphosphate phosphatase has translation MTILQSFILGIIQGITEFLPISSSGHLVIFESWFGLQVTELRSFDVVVHIGTLLAILIYFRKDILDIFKQIFRGDFRMTGFLILATIPAVIAGFTMQDVLDGYFRSSEKVAFAMIGCAVLFVIAEYFGKRNGLNKPQNVAESVPGHTLKLTWPKIIFIGLLQSVALIPGVSRSGSTISAGLMVGLSRTEAARFSFLLGSIAIFGAGLLTAKDVISDGLYFPEISVAITGFVASLLAGYFSVTFLMKFLKNHSLHVFALYLVILAGSVFLF, from the coding sequence ATGACGATTCTTCAATCCTTTATACTCGGAATTATCCAAGGAATCACAGAATTTCTGCCGATTTCATCGTCAGGACATTTGGTGATTTTTGAGTCTTGGTTTGGGCTGCAAGTGACAGAACTTAGATCATTTGATGTGGTTGTTCATATTGGGACGCTGCTTGCGATTTTGATTTATTTTAGGAAGGATATCCTGGATATTTTTAAACAAATTTTCAGAGGAGATTTTCGTATGACAGGATTTCTTATACTCGCAACGATTCCAGCAGTGATTGCTGGATTTACTATGCAAGATGTACTCGATGGTTATTTTAGATCTTCAGAAAAAGTAGCATTTGCGATGATCGGTTGTGCGGTTTTATTTGTAATCGCGGAATACTTTGGAAAAAGAAATGGCTTAAATAAGCCTCAAAATGTAGCCGAAAGTGTGCCCGGGCACACTTTAAAACTTACTTGGCCAAAGATTATTTTCATTGGACTACTTCAATCAGTCGCTTTGATACCTGGAGTTTCTAGATCTGGTTCAACTATTTCTGCAGGACTTATGGTCGGGCTTAGTCGCACAGAGGCGGCTCGATTCTCATTTTTACTTGGATCGATTGCGATTTTTGGAGCAGGACTACTAACGGCAAAAGATGTAATCTCAGATGGACTTTATTTTCCTGAAATTTCAGTAGCGATCACCGGCTTCGTCGCCTCGCTCCTCGCCGGCTACTTTTCAGTCACATTCCTAATGAAATTCCTCAAAAACCACTCACTGCATGTGTTTGCGCTCTATCTTGTTATTCTTGCAGGCTCAGTATTTTTATTTTAA
- a CDS encoding DUF6364 family protein, translated as MNSKLTLKLDTHTIESAKTYAAKKGESLSKLVENYFKALAGHEPTDSSMELTPIVKSISGIIKVEDYEMAKDSYADYLLNKYG; from the coding sequence ATGAATTCAAAACTGACTCTAAAACTAGACACGCACACAATAGAGAGTGCAAAAACATATGCTGCGAAAAAGGGTGAAAGTTTATCAAAACTTGTAGAGAATTATTTCAAAGCTCTAGCCGGTCATGAGCCTACGGATAGTTCTATGGAGCTTACACCTATAGTTAAATCGATTTCCGGCATAATAAAAGTAGAAGATTACGAAATGGCAAAAGACTCTTACGCTGACTATTTACTTAATAAGTATGGATGA
- the msrA gene encoding peptide-methionine (S)-S-oxide reductase MsrA has product MKKVLTLFLILIIMGIGACSINRNKPQDPKELKVDLGTLEEQGLRKAIFAGGCFWCVESAFDDLDGVAQALSGYTGGDMIDPTYKDHGDHLEAVEVVYDPTKITYNDLLNVFWRQINPTDDGGQFVDRGHSYTSAIFYGNDDEKLLAEKSKEELAASGRYEASIVTPILPAKEFYLAEEYHQDYHIKNPVRYKYYRGGSGRDAYLERIWGE; this is encoded by the coding sequence ATGAAAAAAGTTTTAACATTATTTCTTATCCTAATTATTATGGGTATTGGTGCATGTTCGATAAATCGTAACAAGCCGCAAGATCCGAAAGAACTAAAAGTCGATCTTGGAACTTTAGAAGAACAAGGGCTCAGAAAAGCAATATTTGCAGGGGGATGCTTCTGGTGCGTGGAGTCGGCTTTTGATGATTTGGATGGGGTGGCGCAAGCTCTGTCGGGTTATACGGGTGGAGATATGATAGATCCAACATACAAAGATCATGGAGATCATTTGGAGGCGGTAGAGGTGGTATATGACCCAACAAAAATTACATACAATGATTTGTTAAATGTATTTTGGAGGCAAATAAATCCTACGGATGATGGTGGGCAGTTTGTAGACAGAGGGCATTCTTATACCAGTGCGATTTTTTATGGAAATGATGATGAGAAATTACTCGCCGAAAAATCAAAAGAAGAGCTCGCTGCTTCAGGTCGATACGAGGCTTCAATAGTAACTCCAATCCTTCCAGCAAAAGAATTTTATCTTGCTGAGGAATACCACCAAGATTATCACATCAAAAATCCGGTTCGTTATAAGTACTATAGAGGGGGCTCAGGCAGGGATGCATACTTGGAGAGAATTTGGGGGGAGTAG
- a CDS encoding PIN domain-containing protein, which yields MIHSVYVDTDVIFDVLTKREPYYNGSAKLFSLIENGKLTAYVSPLSFANMHYILRKISSSAKSKSTLKKIFSLVKISPFTEDVLAKALDCDFKDFEDAIQNFSAINCKAKCIITRNLRDFTKSALPSFSPEEFLISQL from the coding sequence ATGATTCATTCTGTTTATGTAGATACCGATGTTATATTTGACGTTCTTACAAAAAGAGAGCCTTATTATAATGGATCCGCAAAATTATTTTCACTTATCGAAAATGGAAAACTCACCGCCTACGTTTCACCATTGTCTTTTGCAAATATGCATTACATATTGAGGAAAATCTCTTCATCCGCAAAATCCAAATCCACCTTGAAGAAAATATTTTCGCTTGTCAAAATATCACCTTTTACCGAAGATGTTTTGGCAAAAGCATTGGACTGCGACTTCAAAGATTTTGAAGATGCCATACAAAATTTCAGCGCAATAAATTGTAAAGCCAAATGTATAATCACACGTAATTTGCGCGACTTCACAAAATCCGCATTACCGAGCTTTTCACCGGAAGAATTCTTGATTAGCCAACTATAG
- a CDS encoding formate--phosphoribosylaminoimidazolecarboxamide ligase, with the protein MASSQDIKDYKIVTLASHTALQILKGAKDEGFHTVAICPKGRSRPYESYGVADEIIEIESYEEFFKVDKRFSEENGILIPHGSFIAYLGHDRVKEVKMNYYGTKEILEWESDREMERKWLLNAKLNLPKIYKNPEDIDGPVIIKFHGAGGGHGYFLANTPEEFYRRIKDHPDVARGYVIQQYIVGVPIYAHFFYSRLTGELEVMGFDKRYESNADSIGRISAKDQLEVGVETSYTITGNIPIVLRESLLPEIFEMGDNVVAESKKIAGEGLFGPFCLEMILDPNLKFFVFEISARIVAGTNPYTNGSPYTWLRYDVPMSTGRRVALDIKQAIEAGQIDKVLG; encoded by the coding sequence ATGGCATCCTCACAAGACATCAAAGACTACAAGATCGTAACTCTGGCTTCGCATACTGCACTGCAGATTCTCAAAGGTGCAAAAGATGAGGGGTTTCATACTGTGGCAATTTGTCCAAAAGGACGAAGTCGTCCATATGAAAGTTATGGTGTTGCAGATGAAATTATCGAAATTGAAAGTTATGAGGAATTTTTCAAAGTAGATAAAAGGTTTAGTGAGGAAAATGGAATCTTGATTCCGCATGGTTCTTTTATTGCATATTTGGGGCATGACCGCGTCAAAGAAGTAAAGATGAATTATTATGGAACTAAAGAAATTCTTGAATGGGAATCAGACAGAGAAATGGAGAGGAAATGGTTGCTCAACGCAAAACTCAATTTGCCAAAAATTTACAAAAATCCGGAAGATATAGATGGTCCTGTGATCATCAAATTTCATGGTGCCGGTGGTGGGCACGGATATTTTCTTGCGAACACACCTGAAGAATTTTACAGACGTATAAAAGATCATCCGGATGTTGCGAGGGGATATGTTATTCAGCAGTACATAGTTGGAGTTCCGATCTATGCACATTTCTTTTATTCTCGTTTAACGGGTGAGCTCGAAGTTATGGGTTTTGATAAAAGATACGAATCAAATGCCGATTCTATTGGTAGGATTTCCGCAAAAGATCAGCTTGAAGTAGGGGTCGAAACTTCATATACGATCACAGGGAATATTCCAATCGTACTTCGCGAATCATTACTTCCGGAAATTTTTGAAATGGGAGATAATGTAGTTGCAGAGTCAAAGAAAATTGCAGGAGAAGGTTTGTTTGGTCCTTTTTGCCTTGAAATGATACTTGATCCGAATTTAAAATTCTTTGTATTTGAAATCTCTGCACGTATAGTCGCAGGAACCAATCCATACACAAACGGCTCGCCATATACATGGCTTCGCTACGACGTACCAATGTCAACCGGCCGCAGAGTTGCACTCGACATCAAACAAGCAATCGAAGCCGGGCAGATTGATAAAGTCTTAGGATAA